The DNA segment TTCGGCGTGCTCAGCATGACCCGGCTTCTCGTCTTCGAGGTGACGCTCGGCATCGTCTTCTTCGTCGTGCTCCAGCAACCCTGGGCCATGATGGTGGGCGGGGTACTTGGCGTCGCGGCCGTGGCGGCCATGTTCGGCAGATCCAACGGCCGCTGGTGGACCGACACCTTCATGTTATGGCTGCGTTACAAGATGCGGTCAGGCTCCTCGGGGTCCAAGAGACAGGACCCGAGGCTGGCCGCGCTGTGCGAGCTGGCCCCCGACCTGGTCATCGAGGACATCGACGACCAGGACGACAAGAAACTCGGCATGGGCAGCGACAGCGCGGGCTGGTTCGCCGTTCTCGAGGTGGCGACCACCAGCATCGAGCACGCGCTCCCGCCGGTCCCGATCGCCGCGCTCGCCAAGATCGCTTCCGAGGCCGAACAAGCCGGCGTCGTGATGCAGGTCGTCTCGCACACGTCCGCGATGAACGGGACTGCCGCCCGTGACCACGTCATCTGGGTCGCCGTCAGGCTCGATGCCAGTGCCGTTGCCCAGTCGATGATCGATCACGCCGGCAAGGACGTCGACATCCCCGCTGTACTGGCGGAGGTGGTGCACCGCGCGGAGCGGCTGCTGCGCCGTCGCGACCTGCGAGTGCGGACGTTGCCCGCCGAGGAGCTCGTCGACGCGCTCGCGCGCTCGTGCGATCTGCTCCCCACCGCCCAGACCGTCGTCAGGGAGGACTGGGACGCCTGGAACTCGACAAGGCTGGTGCACGGCTGTTTCTGGCTGCACACCTGGCCCGACGCCGAGCGCACCGCGTGGCTGCTCGCGATGCTCGCCGAGGTACCGGCCGCGTTGGTCAGCATCGCGTTCATCATCGAACCTTCCTATGAAGGGACAAGCATTCGCTGCTTGGTGCGAGTTGCCACAACACGGGAGCATTACCGGCAGACCTGTGACAGGGTGATGCGTGTTGCCGGATGGGCGGGCGCTCAAATGTCCCGTTTGGATGGCCAGCATGCGCCGGCGGTTTACGCCTCGGCGCCGAGCGGAGGAGGTGCCCGGTGAATTCCGGTCAGCAGCAGCAACCGCCGCCCCGGCCGATGCCGCAGCAACATCCGCAGCAGCCGCCACCGCCTCAGCAATATCAGCAGCAACAGCAACCAGCGCCGGGGCATCCGCAGCAGGCACGGCCGGCGGCTCCTCCGCAGACGCCCCCGCACGGAGTGCAGGCGCCTGCTCAGCAACAGGGTGCGAACGTCATCGGGGCGGCTCCGCCGCCGTCGCGGACCCAGCAGCAGTCTGGAGCGCAACACCAGCACGTCGGCAACGAGCTGGCCATGGCGGCCACGGCGGAGGTCGCGCGCCCGCAGCCGCTCGCGGTCAGCGCGCCGGCTGGCATGCCTCCCGCGCCGGGCGGTCCCGCACCGGTCGAGGACCCGCAGGGCAGCTCCAGGCAGCACAGGGACTGGCGACTTCGCAAGCACAGGGCCATGCCCCGGCTGCGAATCGGTCAGCACTACGCGCCGGAAGAAGCGCTTGAGCAGCTCCAGATGGTCGGCGGCACGTTCGGTTTTCAGCTCGGCAGAAACCAGTCGGGCTTCCCGGTCACCCTCACTCTCTTCCGGCCGCGCCCCGTGCGGGCGTACCTCGTCGGTGGGTTGTGGGCCGCGCGGCTGATGGCGTTGCGGGCCTTGCGGTTCGGCGTCCGGGTCGTCGTGTCGACACACCAGCCCGAAGGCTGGGCCGCGCTCGGCAGGTCGGTCACCGGTCGAAGCGACAGAGTCATCGTGCTCGACCACGGCGAGGCATCCGACGTGGTGGCCTCCCCTGGGGCGCCAGTGCTGCGCCTGCACGACGCGCCGCATCCCGCGGCCGCGGAGGATCCCATGCCATGGCAGACGCAGATGACGGTCATCCGCAGGCTCGGTCCAGAGGGAATGCAGGCGCTGCCGCAAGCGGACATCGTGCTTGCCCAGCGGCTCACGGCCAACGAGGCCATGGTCGCGGCCTCCGCTTTGCGGCTGTCGCAGAACATCACGCGTCAGCTCCAGGCGTTGCGGGACGACATGATGGCGAGTCTCACGCACACCGAGCGCTCGGTGTTCTGGCTGAGCGCGGTTCCCTTCGAACGCGAGCGGCTCGGCAACCCGGTCCGGCACTGACGCTGCCCCTGGCAGGGGCAGGCTGATTCCCGCGAATCGCGGCAC comes from the Prauserella marina genome and includes:
- a CDS encoding type VII secretion protein EccE; amino-acid sequence: MTRLLVFEVTLGIVFFVVLQQPWAMMVGGVLGVAAVAAMFGRSNGRWWTDTFMLWLRYKMRSGSSGSKRQDPRLAALCELAPDLVIEDIDDQDDKKLGMGSDSAGWFAVLEVATTSIEHALPPVPIAALAKIASEAEQAGVVMQVVSHTSAMNGTAARDHVIWVAVRLDASAVAQSMIDHAGKDVDIPAVLAEVVHRAERLLRRRDLRVRTLPAEELVDALARSCDLLPTAQTVVREDWDAWNSTRLVHGCFWLHTWPDAERTAWLLAMLAEVPAALVSIAFIIEPSYEGTSIRCLVRVATTREHYRQTCDRVMRVAGWAGAQMSRLDGQHAPAVYASAPSGGGAR